One Thermodesulfobacteriota bacterium DNA window includes the following coding sequences:
- a CDS encoding response regulator, which translates to MKPANETCTVLVIEDEEMVMDVSRKMLEKLECRVLQARNGSEANRVVKTYSGIIDLAIMDINLPDIRGDALYPVIIKARPNMKVIVSSGYELEGPVREILDAGAKGFIKKPYSLNALSEKLNEVMAVC; encoded by the coding sequence ATGAAACCTGCGAATGAAACATGCACCGTGCTGGTTATTGAGGATGAAGAGATGGTCATGGATGTCAGTCGAAAGATGCTGGAAAAGCTTGAGTGCCGTGTTCTACAGGCAAGAAACGGATCGGAAGCCAACCGGGTTGTAAAAACATATAGTGGCATCATCGACCTTGCCATAATGGATATTAATTTACCCGATATAAGGGGTGATGCACTTTACCCGGTAATTATCAAAGCACGTCCGAATATGAAAGTGATCGTTTCAAGCGGATATGAACTTGAGGGTCCGGTCCGAGAAATACTTGATGCAGGGGCCAAAGGGTTTATTAAAAAGCCGTACAGCCTTAATGCGTTGTCTGAGAAATTAAATGAGGTGATGGCTGTATGTTGA
- a CDS encoding succinate dehydrogenase/fumarate reductase iron-sulfur subunit, which produces MSKTINLTLKIWRQKGQKNKGRLETYQAEDISTDMSFLEMIDVINERLTLEGKEPVAFDHDCREGICGMCGAVINGRPHGPEKGTTLCQLHMRHFSDGDTLIIEPWRSRAFPVIKDLAVDRSALDKMIQVGGFISVNTGGAQDANAIPVSQEAAELAMDAAACIGCGACVAACPNASPMLFVGAKISQFALLPQGKPEAAKRAISMIREMDRLGFGNCSNETECEAECPKEISITNIARLNREFFKAGFFSTEKF; this is translated from the coding sequence GTGAGCAAGACGATTAATTTAACCCTTAAGATCTGGCGCCAAAAAGGACAGAAAAACAAAGGCAGACTCGAAACTTACCAAGCCGAGGATATATCCACAGACATGTCGTTTTTAGAAATGATTGATGTGATAAACGAGCGACTTACCCTTGAAGGCAAGGAGCCTGTCGCTTTCGACCATGACTGCAGAGAGGGCATCTGTGGAATGTGCGGAGCGGTTATTAATGGACGTCCCCACGGTCCTGAAAAAGGCACAACCCTTTGTCAGTTGCACATGAGGCATTTTTCCGATGGTGATACTCTTATAATAGAGCCATGGCGATCCAGGGCGTTCCCGGTGATAAAAGACCTGGCAGTGGATCGCAGCGCACTTGATAAAATGATCCAGGTAGGAGGGTTTATTTCGGTAAATACCGGTGGGGCTCAGGATGCCAATGCAATCCCGGTATCCCAGGAAGCGGCTGAACTGGCCATGGATGCTGCTGCCTGCATCGGATGTGGCGCCTGTGTCGCAGCCTGCCCCAATGCCTCCCCGATGCTCTTTGTAGGCGCCAAGATTTCTCAGTTTGCCTTACTTCCTCAGGGAAAACCGGAAGCCGCCAAAAGAGCAATATCCATGATCAGGGAAATGGACAGGTTGGGATTTGGAAACTGCAGCAATGAAACCGAATGTGAAGCAGAATGTCCCAAAGAGATTTCAATTACCAACATTGCCCGGTTAAATCGTGAATTTTTTAAAGCAGGATTTTTCTCAACAGAAAAATTTTAA
- a CDS encoding response regulator, protein MRGMMDVSGSTLLVVDDSPLSSMVVSLILKKHSDYYTVSVWDGPACIKKAKEIKPDLILLDIQMPGMNGIEVCKVLRNDEQTSEIPVIFVTSSTDNETLKEAFEAGGNDYVRKPVNKTELLARIKSVLLHKKMEKKFMEEEKFNGVLEMAGGICHELNQPMQVVSGYSELLLMDMGKENSAYPYIKMIKEQTDKMGSITRKLMRITKYETQDYIEGSRIVDIDKASNAAG, encoded by the coding sequence ATGCGTGGCATGATGGATGTTTCCGGTAGCACCCTTCTGGTTGTGGATGACAGCCCCCTCAGCAGCATGGTGGTGAGCCTGATTTTGAAAAAACACAGCGACTATTATACGGTCAGCGTCTGGGATGGGCCGGCATGTATAAAGAAAGCCAAGGAGATAAAACCAGATCTCATACTTCTTGATATCCAGATGCCTGGGATGAATGGCATTGAGGTGTGCAAAGTTTTGCGAAACGACGAGCAGACAAGTGAGATACCGGTTATATTCGTCACTTCAAGCACGGACAATGAGACACTTAAGGAAGCGTTCGAAGCCGGTGGCAACGACTACGTACGCAAGCCGGTAAATAAAACAGAGCTTTTAGCAAGAATCAAATCTGTTTTGCTCCATAAAAAGATGGAAAAAAAATTTATGGAAGAAGAGAAATTCAACGGTGTGTTGGAAATGGCAGGAGGAATCTGTCACGAATTGAACCAGCCGATGCAGGTTGTTTCAGGATACAGCGAATTGCTTTTAATGGATATGGGAAAGGAAAATTCGGCTTATCCATATATTAAGATGATTAAAGAACAAACCGATAAAATGGGAAGTATTACCCGAAAACTCATGCGTATTACTAAATATGAAACCCAGGATTATATTGAAGGTAGCAGAATTGTCGATATTGATAAGGCTTCGAATGCAGCGGGATAA